One Malus domestica chromosome 11, GDT2T_hap1 genomic region harbors:
- the LOC139189420 gene encoding uncharacterized protein, with protein sequence MLAYGASADQVDEIARMGKTTVLESLMRFCFAIEALYTNEYLRTPTPRDMRRLLRKGEMRGFPGMIGSMDCMHWTWKNCPNGIYPRWSTFVKTVPHPQNEKEKHFAKCQEGCRKDVERCFGILQARWAIIRAAARMFDVEALRSIMMKCIILHNMIVEDEYDYDGVDEYEPDPMNNSRTRIYCAHNGTKDPVQHEPLERDGRYNELIVQRYINVQEPYWHVTRQNDLIEHQWGLHEGKDN encoded by the exons atgcttgcatatggagcatctgcagatcaagtggatgagatcgcgAGGATGGGAAAAACAACTGTTTTGGAGTCCCTAATGCGGTTTTGCTTTGCAATTGAAGCCCTCTACACCAATGAGTACCTCCGGACACCCACGCCAAGGGACATGCGAAGGCTTctgaggaagggtgagatgcgaggcttccctggcatgattggaagcatggactgcatgcactggacttggaaaaactgtccaa atggcatttacccaaggtggtcaacatttgtcaaaacagtgccacatccacagaatgaaaaggaaaaacactttgcaaaatgtcaagaagggtgtaggaaggatgtcgagcgttgttttggtatcctgcaagctcgttgggcgattaTCAGGGCTGCagctagaatgtttgatgtcgaggctcttcgatccatcatgatgaagtgtattattctccacaacatgattgttgaagatgagtatgattatgatggcgtcgatgaatatgagccggatccgatgaacaactcaagaacacgtatctaTTGTGCTCATAATGGGACCAAAGATCCAGTGCAACACGAGCCGTTGGAAcgcgatggacgttacaatgaattgatcgttCAGCGGTACATTAATGTGCAAGAGCCATACTGGCACGTAACCCGCcagaatgacttgattgagcaccagtgGGGATTGCATGAAGGCAAAGATAATTAG